One window of the Saccopteryx bilineata isolate mSacBil1 chromosome 2, mSacBil1_pri_phased_curated, whole genome shotgun sequence genome contains the following:
- the ARHGAP9 gene encoding rho GTPase-activating protein 9 isoform X3, whose translation MLPGQWWPSPWGNLGLGSRNTSQGSQLCALYAYTYTAADGQQISLAEGDRFLLLRKTNSDWWLARRLGAPSTSRPIFVPAAYMIEESILPQSPTTITTRQSLWTCGPKLFPGSWEEMHLSQATPDRAQTIPQQPPSLPPKICRSVSVTNLRSTFLKPFQDGQSGRSLSQKDLLTEASANVAGPQTLMSEPPVYCNLVDLRRCPRSPPPSPACPPLQRLDAWEQHQDPNSGRCFYINSLTGCKSWKPPRRTQTGKTNSGSIEGMQTLNRNNSVLQPQGSPSFSQHTSQLNPSDQPSAWQTLGALPQVLDDPHEVEKSGQLNVTKIAQGGRKLRKNWGPAWVVLAGNSLVFYREPPLATPSSAWGPAGSRPESSVDLRGAALAHGRHLSSRRNVLHLRTVPGHEFLLQSDLETELRAWQRALRAVIERLDRENPLELRLSGSGPAELGELSAGEDEEESEPLSKPLLRFGGRSSSSRCPEGNEQNRVRNKLKRLIAKRPPLQSLQERGLLRGVWLPVGITVPAGRRHCAQLCAALHCCCGQERPRCGWHLPSEWELGSGPKTSLPGGQRVIAHSDKNRMTPHNLGIVFGPTLFRPEQETSDPAAHALYPGQLVQLMLTDFTSLFP comes from the exons ATGCTGCCGGGCCAGTGGTGGCCAAGTCCTTGGGGAAACCTAGGGCTGGGGTCCCGAAACACTTCTCAGGGATCCCAGCTCTGTGCCCTCTATGCCTACACTTACACTGCAGCAGATGGCCAGCAGATATCTCTGGCTGAAGGGGACAGGTTCCTACTGCTTCGAAAGACCAACTCAGACTGGTGGTTGGCAAGGCGCCTGGGAGCACCATCCACTTCTCGACCCATCTTTGTACCAGCTGCCTACATGATAGAGGAATCTATTCTTCCCCAGAGCccaaccaccatcaccaccaggcAATCCCTCTGGACTTGTG GGCCAAAGTTGTTTCCTGGCTCATGGGAGGAGATGCACTTATCTCAGGCAACCCCAGACAGAGCCCAGACTATACCGCAGcagcctccttctcttccccccaaAATATGTAGAAGTGTCAGTGTTACCAATCTGAGGTCCACCTTCCTGAAGCCCTTCCAGGACGGACAAAGTGGAAGATCCCTCTCCCAGAAGGACTTGTTGACGGAGGCCAGTGCCAATGTG GCAGGACCCCAGACCCTCATGTCAGAGCCCCCTGTGTACTGTAATTTGGTGGACCTTCGCCGCTGTCCCCGGTCCCCACCGCCAAGCCCTGCATGCCCCCCGCTGCAGAGGCTGGACGCCTGGGAGCAGCACCAGGACCCTAACTCTGGACGCTGCTTCTACATAAATTCGCTTACTGGCTGCAAGTCCTGGAAGCCCCCACGCCGCACCCAAACTGGAAAGACG AACTCTGGCTCCATAGAGGGAATGCAGACCCTGAATAGGAACAACAGTGTCCTGCAACCTCAG GGTTCACCCAGCTTCTCCCAACACACCTCCCAGCTCAACCCCTCAGACCAACCTTCAGCCTGGCAGACCCTTGGGGCTCTGCCGCAAGTCCTGGATGACCCCCAC gaGGTGGAAAAGTCAGGCCAGCTCAATGTGACTAAGATCGCTCAGGGGGGACGCAAGCTCAG GAAGAACTGGGGCCCAGCTTGGGTGGTGCTAGCGGGTAACAGCCTAGTGTTCTACCGAGAGCCTCCTTTGGCCACACCCTCCTCAGCCTGG GGACCAGCGGGCAGCCGACCCGAGAGCAGCGTGGACCTACGCGGGGCGGCCCTGGCCCACGGCCGCCACCTGTCCAGCCGCCGCAACGTCCTGCAT CTTCGTACGGTCCCTGGCCACGAGTTCCTGCTGCAGTCAGACCTCGAGACCGAGCTGCGAGCCTGGCAGCGCGCGCTGCGGGCGGTCATCGAGCGCCTG GATCGGGAGAACCCCCTGGAGCTGCGTCTGTCAGGCTCGGGGCCAGCAGAGCTGGGGGAGCTGAGTGCTGGGGAGGATGAAGAAGAATCAGAGCCGCTGTCCAAGCCACTGCTACGTTTCGGCGGCCGCAGTTCTTCCA GTCGCTGCCCAGAAGGAAATGAGCAGAACCGGGTGCGGAACAAACTAAAGCGGCTAATCGCTAAGAGACCGCCATTGCAAAGCCTGCAGGAGCGGGGTCTGCTCCGAG GTGTTTGGCTGCCAGTTGGAATCACTGTGCCAGCGGGAAGGAGACACTGTGCCCAGCTTTGTGCGGCTCTGCATTGCTGCTGTGGACAAGAGAG GCCTAGATGTGGATGGCATTTACCGAGTGAGTGGGAACTTGGCAGTGGTCCAAAAACTTCGCTTCCTGGTGGACAGAG GGTGATAGCACACTCAGATAAGAACCGCATGACCCCCCACAATCTGGGAATTGTGTTTGGACCAACCCTGTTTCGGCCTGAGCAGGAAACGTCTGATCCAGCAGCCCATGCTCTCTACCCTGGGCAGCTAGTTCAGTTGATGCTCACTGACTTCACAAGCCTCTTCCCCTGA
- the ARHGAP9 gene encoding rho GTPase-activating protein 9 isoform X1: MLPGQWWPSPWGNLGLGSRNTSQGSQLCALYAYTYTAADGQQISLAEGDRFLLLRKTNSDWWLARRLGAPSTSRPIFVPAAYMIEESILPQSPTTITTRQSLWTCGPKLFPGSWEEMHLSQATPDRAQTIPQQPPSLPPKICRSVSVTNLRSTFLKPFQDGQSGRSLSQKDLLTEASANVAGPQTLMSEPPVYCNLVDLRRCPRSPPPSPACPPLQRLDAWEQHQDPNSGRCFYINSLTGCKSWKPPRRTQTGKTNSGSIEGMQTLNRNNSVLQPQGSPSFSQHTSQLNPSDQPSAWQTLGALPQVLDDPHEVEKSGQLNVTKIAQGGRKLRKNWGPAWVVLAGNSLVFYREPPLATPSSAWGPAGSRPESSVDLRGAALAHGRHLSSRRNVLHLRTVPGHEFLLQSDLETELRAWQRALRAVIERLDRENPLELRLSGSGPAELGELSAGEDEEESEPLSKPLLRFGGRSSSSRCPEGNEQNRVRNKLKRLIAKRPPLQSLQERGLLRDQVFGCQLESLCQREGDTVPSFVRLCIAAVDKRGLDVDGIYRVSGNLAVVQKLRFLVDRERAVTSDGRYMFPEQPGQEGRLDLDSTEWDDIHVVTGALKLFLRELPQPLVPPLLLPYFRAVLALSESEQRLSQIQELIVSMPKPNHDTLQYLLEHLCRVIAHSDKNRMTPHNLGIVFGPTLFRPEQETSDPAAHALYPGQLVQLMLTDFTSLFP, translated from the exons ATGCTGCCGGGCCAGTGGTGGCCAAGTCCTTGGGGAAACCTAGGGCTGGGGTCCCGAAACACTTCTCAGGGATCCCAGCTCTGTGCCCTCTATGCCTACACTTACACTGCAGCAGATGGCCAGCAGATATCTCTGGCTGAAGGGGACAGGTTCCTACTGCTTCGAAAGACCAACTCAGACTGGTGGTTGGCAAGGCGCCTGGGAGCACCATCCACTTCTCGACCCATCTTTGTACCAGCTGCCTACATGATAGAGGAATCTATTCTTCCCCAGAGCccaaccaccatcaccaccaggcAATCCCTCTGGACTTGTG GGCCAAAGTTGTTTCCTGGCTCATGGGAGGAGATGCACTTATCTCAGGCAACCCCAGACAGAGCCCAGACTATACCGCAGcagcctccttctcttccccccaaAATATGTAGAAGTGTCAGTGTTACCAATCTGAGGTCCACCTTCCTGAAGCCCTTCCAGGACGGACAAAGTGGAAGATCCCTCTCCCAGAAGGACTTGTTGACGGAGGCCAGTGCCAATGTG GCAGGACCCCAGACCCTCATGTCAGAGCCCCCTGTGTACTGTAATTTGGTGGACCTTCGCCGCTGTCCCCGGTCCCCACCGCCAAGCCCTGCATGCCCCCCGCTGCAGAGGCTGGACGCCTGGGAGCAGCACCAGGACCCTAACTCTGGACGCTGCTTCTACATAAATTCGCTTACTGGCTGCAAGTCCTGGAAGCCCCCACGCCGCACCCAAACTGGAAAGACG AACTCTGGCTCCATAGAGGGAATGCAGACCCTGAATAGGAACAACAGTGTCCTGCAACCTCAG GGTTCACCCAGCTTCTCCCAACACACCTCCCAGCTCAACCCCTCAGACCAACCTTCAGCCTGGCAGACCCTTGGGGCTCTGCCGCAAGTCCTGGATGACCCCCAC gaGGTGGAAAAGTCAGGCCAGCTCAATGTGACTAAGATCGCTCAGGGGGGACGCAAGCTCAG GAAGAACTGGGGCCCAGCTTGGGTGGTGCTAGCGGGTAACAGCCTAGTGTTCTACCGAGAGCCTCCTTTGGCCACACCCTCCTCAGCCTGG GGACCAGCGGGCAGCCGACCCGAGAGCAGCGTGGACCTACGCGGGGCGGCCCTGGCCCACGGCCGCCACCTGTCCAGCCGCCGCAACGTCCTGCAT CTTCGTACGGTCCCTGGCCACGAGTTCCTGCTGCAGTCAGACCTCGAGACCGAGCTGCGAGCCTGGCAGCGCGCGCTGCGGGCGGTCATCGAGCGCCTG GATCGGGAGAACCCCCTGGAGCTGCGTCTGTCAGGCTCGGGGCCAGCAGAGCTGGGGGAGCTGAGTGCTGGGGAGGATGAAGAAGAATCAGAGCCGCTGTCCAAGCCACTGCTACGTTTCGGCGGCCGCAGTTCTTCCA GTCGCTGCCCAGAAGGAAATGAGCAGAACCGGGTGCGGAACAAACTAAAGCGGCTAATCGCTAAGAGACCGCCATTGCAAAGCCTGCAGGAGCGGGGTCTGCTCCGAG ACCAGGTGTTTGGCTGCCAGTTGGAATCACTGTGCCAGCGGGAAGGAGACACTGTGCCCAGCTTTGTGCGGCTCTGCATTGCTGCTGTGGACAAGAGAG GCCTAGATGTGGATGGCATTTACCGAGTGAGTGGGAACTTGGCAGTGGTCCAAAAACTTCGCTTCCTGGTGGACAGAG AGCGGGCGGTCACCTCCGATGGGAGGTACATGTTCCCAGAACAACCAGGACAAG aaGGCCGGTTAGATTTGGACAGTACTGAGTGGGATGACATTCATGTGGTCACTGGAGCCCTGAAGCTTTTCCTCAGGGAGCTACCCCAACCTCTGGTACCCCCATTGCTGCTCCCCTACTTTCGTGCTGTTCTTG CACTCTCCGAATCAGAGCAGCGCCTTTCTCAAATACAAGAATTAATAGTCTCAATGCCAAAACCCAACCATGACACTCTGCAGTACCTCCTGGAGCATTTATGCag GGTGATAGCACACTCAGATAAGAACCGCATGACCCCCCACAATCTGGGAATTGTGTTTGGACCAACCCTGTTTCGGCCTGAGCAGGAAACGTCTGATCCAGCAGCCCATGCTCTCTACCCTGGGCAGCTAGTTCAGTTGATGCTCACTGACTTCACAAGCCTCTTCCCCTGA
- the ARHGAP9 gene encoding rho GTPase-activating protein 9 isoform X4 → MSEPPVYCNLVDLRRCPRSPPPSPACPPLQRLDAWEQHQDPNSGRCFYINSLTGCKSWKPPRRTQTGKTNSGSIEGMQTLNRNNSVLQPQGSPSFSQHTSQLNPSDQPSAWQTLGALPQVLDDPHEVEKSGQLNVTKIAQGGRKLRKNWGPAWVVLAGNSLVFYREPPLATPSSAWGPAGSRPESSVDLRGAALAHGRHLSSRRNVLHLRTVPGHEFLLQSDLETELRAWQRALRAVIERLDRENPLELRLSGSGPAELGELSAGEDEEESEPLSKPLLRFGGRSSSSRCPEGNEQNRVRNKLKRLIAKRPPLQSLQERGLLRDQVFGCQLESLCQREGDTVPSFVRLCIAAVDKRGLDVDGIYRVSGNLAVVQKLRFLVDRERAVTSDGRYMFPEQPGQEGRLDLDSTEWDDIHVVTGALKLFLRELPQPLVPPLLLPYFRAVLALSESEQRLSQIQELIVSMPKPNHDTLQYLLEHLCRVIAHSDKNRMTPHNLGIVFGPTLFRPEQETSDPAAHALYPGQLVQLMLTDFTSLFP, encoded by the exons ATGTCAGAGCCCCCTGTGTACTGTAATTTGGTGGACCTTCGCCGCTGTCCCCGGTCCCCACCGCCAAGCCCTGCATGCCCCCCGCTGCAGAGGCTGGACGCCTGGGAGCAGCACCAGGACCCTAACTCTGGACGCTGCTTCTACATAAATTCGCTTACTGGCTGCAAGTCCTGGAAGCCCCCACGCCGCACCCAAACTGGAAAGACG AACTCTGGCTCCATAGAGGGAATGCAGACCCTGAATAGGAACAACAGTGTCCTGCAACCTCAG GGTTCACCCAGCTTCTCCCAACACACCTCCCAGCTCAACCCCTCAGACCAACCTTCAGCCTGGCAGACCCTTGGGGCTCTGCCGCAAGTCCTGGATGACCCCCAC gaGGTGGAAAAGTCAGGCCAGCTCAATGTGACTAAGATCGCTCAGGGGGGACGCAAGCTCAG GAAGAACTGGGGCCCAGCTTGGGTGGTGCTAGCGGGTAACAGCCTAGTGTTCTACCGAGAGCCTCCTTTGGCCACACCCTCCTCAGCCTGG GGACCAGCGGGCAGCCGACCCGAGAGCAGCGTGGACCTACGCGGGGCGGCCCTGGCCCACGGCCGCCACCTGTCCAGCCGCCGCAACGTCCTGCAT CTTCGTACGGTCCCTGGCCACGAGTTCCTGCTGCAGTCAGACCTCGAGACCGAGCTGCGAGCCTGGCAGCGCGCGCTGCGGGCGGTCATCGAGCGCCTG GATCGGGAGAACCCCCTGGAGCTGCGTCTGTCAGGCTCGGGGCCAGCAGAGCTGGGGGAGCTGAGTGCTGGGGAGGATGAAGAAGAATCAGAGCCGCTGTCCAAGCCACTGCTACGTTTCGGCGGCCGCAGTTCTTCCA GTCGCTGCCCAGAAGGAAATGAGCAGAACCGGGTGCGGAACAAACTAAAGCGGCTAATCGCTAAGAGACCGCCATTGCAAAGCCTGCAGGAGCGGGGTCTGCTCCGAG ACCAGGTGTTTGGCTGCCAGTTGGAATCACTGTGCCAGCGGGAAGGAGACACTGTGCCCAGCTTTGTGCGGCTCTGCATTGCTGCTGTGGACAAGAGAG GCCTAGATGTGGATGGCATTTACCGAGTGAGTGGGAACTTGGCAGTGGTCCAAAAACTTCGCTTCCTGGTGGACAGAG AGCGGGCGGTCACCTCCGATGGGAGGTACATGTTCCCAGAACAACCAGGACAAG aaGGCCGGTTAGATTTGGACAGTACTGAGTGGGATGACATTCATGTGGTCACTGGAGCCCTGAAGCTTTTCCTCAGGGAGCTACCCCAACCTCTGGTACCCCCATTGCTGCTCCCCTACTTTCGTGCTGTTCTTG CACTCTCCGAATCAGAGCAGCGCCTTTCTCAAATACAAGAATTAATAGTCTCAATGCCAAAACCCAACCATGACACTCTGCAGTACCTCCTGGAGCATTTATGCag GGTGATAGCACACTCAGATAAGAACCGCATGACCCCCCACAATCTGGGAATTGTGTTTGGACCAACCCTGTTTCGGCCTGAGCAGGAAACGTCTGATCCAGCAGCCCATGCTCTCTACCCTGGGCAGCTAGTTCAGTTGATGCTCACTGACTTCACAAGCCTCTTCCCCTGA
- the ARHGAP9 gene encoding rho GTPase-activating protein 9 isoform X2 yields the protein MLPGQWWPSPWGNLGLGSRNTSQGSQLCALYAYTYTAADGQQISLAEGDRFLLLRKTNSDWWLARRLGAPSTSRPIFVPAAYMIEESILPQSPTTITTRQSLWTCGPKLFPGSWEEMHLSQATPDRAQTIPQQPPSLPPKICRSVSVTNLRSTFLKPFQDGQSGRSLSQKDLLTEASANVAGPQTLMSEPPVYCNLVDLRRCPRSPPPSPACPPLQRLDAWEQHQDPNSGRCFYINSLTGCKSWKPPRRTQTGKTNSGSIEGMQTLNRNNSVLQPQGSPSFSQHTSQLNPSDQPSAWQTLGALPQVLDDPHEVEKSGQLNVTKIAQGGRKLRKNWGPAWVVLAGNSLVFYREPPLATPSSAWGPAGSRPESSVDLRGAALAHGRHLSSRRNVLHLRTVPGHEFLLQSDLETELRAWQRALRAVIERLDRENPLELRLSGSGPAELGELSAGEDEEESEPLSKPLLRFGGRSSSSRCPEGNEQNRVRNKLKRLIAKRPPLQSLQERGLLRDQVFGCQLESLCQREGDTVPSFVRLCIAAVDKRGLDVDGIYRVSGNLAVVQKLRFLVDRERAVTSDGRYMFPEQPGQEGRLDLDSTEWDDIHVVTGALKLFLRELPQPLVPPLLLPYFRAVLG from the exons ATGCTGCCGGGCCAGTGGTGGCCAAGTCCTTGGGGAAACCTAGGGCTGGGGTCCCGAAACACTTCTCAGGGATCCCAGCTCTGTGCCCTCTATGCCTACACTTACACTGCAGCAGATGGCCAGCAGATATCTCTGGCTGAAGGGGACAGGTTCCTACTGCTTCGAAAGACCAACTCAGACTGGTGGTTGGCAAGGCGCCTGGGAGCACCATCCACTTCTCGACCCATCTTTGTACCAGCTGCCTACATGATAGAGGAATCTATTCTTCCCCAGAGCccaaccaccatcaccaccaggcAATCCCTCTGGACTTGTG GGCCAAAGTTGTTTCCTGGCTCATGGGAGGAGATGCACTTATCTCAGGCAACCCCAGACAGAGCCCAGACTATACCGCAGcagcctccttctcttccccccaaAATATGTAGAAGTGTCAGTGTTACCAATCTGAGGTCCACCTTCCTGAAGCCCTTCCAGGACGGACAAAGTGGAAGATCCCTCTCCCAGAAGGACTTGTTGACGGAGGCCAGTGCCAATGTG GCAGGACCCCAGACCCTCATGTCAGAGCCCCCTGTGTACTGTAATTTGGTGGACCTTCGCCGCTGTCCCCGGTCCCCACCGCCAAGCCCTGCATGCCCCCCGCTGCAGAGGCTGGACGCCTGGGAGCAGCACCAGGACCCTAACTCTGGACGCTGCTTCTACATAAATTCGCTTACTGGCTGCAAGTCCTGGAAGCCCCCACGCCGCACCCAAACTGGAAAGACG AACTCTGGCTCCATAGAGGGAATGCAGACCCTGAATAGGAACAACAGTGTCCTGCAACCTCAG GGTTCACCCAGCTTCTCCCAACACACCTCCCAGCTCAACCCCTCAGACCAACCTTCAGCCTGGCAGACCCTTGGGGCTCTGCCGCAAGTCCTGGATGACCCCCAC gaGGTGGAAAAGTCAGGCCAGCTCAATGTGACTAAGATCGCTCAGGGGGGACGCAAGCTCAG GAAGAACTGGGGCCCAGCTTGGGTGGTGCTAGCGGGTAACAGCCTAGTGTTCTACCGAGAGCCTCCTTTGGCCACACCCTCCTCAGCCTGG GGACCAGCGGGCAGCCGACCCGAGAGCAGCGTGGACCTACGCGGGGCGGCCCTGGCCCACGGCCGCCACCTGTCCAGCCGCCGCAACGTCCTGCAT CTTCGTACGGTCCCTGGCCACGAGTTCCTGCTGCAGTCAGACCTCGAGACCGAGCTGCGAGCCTGGCAGCGCGCGCTGCGGGCGGTCATCGAGCGCCTG GATCGGGAGAACCCCCTGGAGCTGCGTCTGTCAGGCTCGGGGCCAGCAGAGCTGGGGGAGCTGAGTGCTGGGGAGGATGAAGAAGAATCAGAGCCGCTGTCCAAGCCACTGCTACGTTTCGGCGGCCGCAGTTCTTCCA GTCGCTGCCCAGAAGGAAATGAGCAGAACCGGGTGCGGAACAAACTAAAGCGGCTAATCGCTAAGAGACCGCCATTGCAAAGCCTGCAGGAGCGGGGTCTGCTCCGAG ACCAGGTGTTTGGCTGCCAGTTGGAATCACTGTGCCAGCGGGAAGGAGACACTGTGCCCAGCTTTGTGCGGCTCTGCATTGCTGCTGTGGACAAGAGAG GCCTAGATGTGGATGGCATTTACCGAGTGAGTGGGAACTTGGCAGTGGTCCAAAAACTTCGCTTCCTGGTGGACAGAG AGCGGGCGGTCACCTCCGATGGGAGGTACATGTTCCCAGAACAACCAGGACAAG aaGGCCGGTTAGATTTGGACAGTACTGAGTGGGATGACATTCATGTGGTCACTGGAGCCCTGAAGCTTTTCCTCAGGGAGCTACCCCAACCTCTGGTACCCCCATTGCTGCTCCCCTACTTTCGTGCTGTTCTTG GGTGA